Proteins from a single region of Dethiobacter alkaliphilus AHT 1:
- a CDS encoding class I SAM-dependent methyltransferase, which translates to MNLFTVIAPIYNMLFPKMQERHGKQLVSKLSPLEGSKVLDLGGGTGKIASQMMASGADVWLLDSSPQMVRQAQSVLPADRVVLGDALSIPFMENAFDIITVVDVFHHIRKQKDVLKECHRVLKPYGLICFLEFNPDCFSIRVLAGIERLLGEPSLFLTPGDLALMLEDAGFQEIEADPVSCEYLILAKKPEVLEV; encoded by the coding sequence ATGAATCTTTTTACGGTTATTGCGCCCATTTATAATATGCTTTTTCCTAAAATGCAGGAGCGCCATGGCAAGCAGCTTGTAAGTAAGCTTTCTCCTTTGGAGGGAAGCAAGGTCCTGGACCTTGGCGGAGGTACGGGAAAGATCGCTTCACAAATGATGGCTTCAGGCGCAGACGTCTGGCTCCTTGATTCTTCACCTCAGATGGTCAGGCAGGCACAAAGTGTTTTGCCGGCAGACCGGGTGGTTTTAGGCGATGCGTTAAGCATACCCTTTATGGAGAATGCCTTTGATATTATTACTGTGGTAGATGTCTTCCATCATATCCGGAAACAAAAAGACGTGCTAAAAGAATGCCATCGAGTTCTAAAGCCTTATGGGTTAATTTGTTTTCTTGAGTTTAACCCGGACTGCTTTTCCATACGGGTGCTGGCAGGTATAGAGAGGCTCTTGGGGGAACCATCTTTGTTTTTAACGCCTGGCGACTTGGCTCTTATGCTTGAAGACGCAGGCTTTCAGGAAATAGAAGCGGATCCCGTTTCCTGTGAGTATCTTATTCTGGCGAAAAAACCCGAAGTGCTTGAAGTGTAA
- a CDS encoding ATP-binding protein: MELRVCLFIGIPASGKSSWAQKLLRENPKKFSYLSSDEIRESVFGDVANMSHNALVFQIMKDRMITALENERSVILDATFVKASERQPFIQLAKELEAQVMAYYIKTDLGEALQRNENRKRRVPAEVIRQRLKDVEEPAPAEGFDRIVTIDSKVGIN, translated from the coding sequence ATGGAACTGCGAGTCTGTCTTTTTATCGGCATCCCTGCTTCGGGAAAATCCAGCTGGGCGCAAAAATTACTTAGAGAAAACCCCAAAAAGTTCAGCTATCTCTCCAGTGATGAGATCCGGGAGTCTGTCTTTGGAGATGTGGCAAATATGTCTCATAATGCATTGGTATTTCAGATTATGAAGGACAGAATGATTACAGCATTAGAGAATGAACGTTCTGTGATACTGGATGCTACTTTTGTTAAGGCCAGTGAGCGCCAGCCCTTTATTCAGCTGGCAAAGGAGCTTGAAGCACAGGTCATGGCATACTACATAAAAACGGATCTGGGTGAAGCTTTGCAGCGAAATGAGAATCGGAAGCGAAGGGTTCCCGCTGAGGTTATCAGGCAAAGGCTAAAGGATGTGGAAGAACCGGCGCCTGCAGAAGGGTTTGACCGTATAGTAACCATTGACAGTAAGGTTGGTATCAACTAA